TACGAGTTGAACATTCAGGCCATCCCCAGAAAATGTGCCACGAAAAGTCCGACGAAGGCGAGTATGCCCAGCCCGAACATGACCGCTCCCGGCTTCAAATACGTGTATATCTCCTTCCTGACGCCCGTCCTCGACGTGAACGTCGAGCTTCCCGTGAAGTTCAGCGCCAGGAAAGCCGTGACCGGCGGCATTGCCAGTAAATAGCCCGCCGCGGCTATCGCGTTAAATACTTCAGGCCCAGGCTTCGTGAGCATGTAATATGCGAATGGCAGCGCTACGATCAGCCCCAGGATGAGCCCTTTTACGCTAAAGTCCCTCACGGGTATGAGCGGCAGCAGGATCGGGAATAGCACCGTGCCTGCCAGCACCGATGCCAGTACGGCCAGCGACGCCGTCGGGCCCATGGCAAAATACAGGACTATCGCAGCGATCGCCATGACAAAGAAGACGCTTACGAGCTCGATGGGTATGAGCTGTATACGGTCCCACAAGCCAAAGTGAACCCGGCGCATATCGGGCGTGGCCCTGTGTATCTTCAAATATACGGGCAGGTCATCCGCCCTTACGGGCCCGTATTCGACGTTCCAGCCGCACCATTCCTTCAGCGAGAACGCGGATACGCCTGCAGCGCCCAGCTGCGGCAGTATCAACTTGCGGTGGCTGACCACGCTCTCCAGATCTGTAACCTTAATGCGATTCATCAGCTCTTCGGTGCCGAAGGTGCCCTTACCAGCCGCGCACCAGACATTGATGCCCTTGGTGTCAAGCACCAGGATATAGCAGTCGACGCCTTTTAAATTCGAGCGCAGTGCATCGAAGCTCATCGTATAATTGGCCGTAACTAATACCGGCGATCCGGGCGTAGGCTTTCCCAGCGAATACAGGCCGGGCTCGACCCTGTGGTCGCCTCGATGCCAGCCCCACCTCGCCAAAAAGTGGTCGAAACGATCTTTAAACGTTAACATTGTAGTCGTGGGCTTTATAATCTGTTTATCAACCATTCCATTCGCCCCCTATTTTTTAAAGAGAAGCTCATTCATCACGGGGCCGAGCTTATCGCTAAGCACCCTCATAAAATAATCCGTCTTTATGAGCGAGATGCAACAGATGGTGTCGCCATCCTTTCGGCTGATCACGACCAGCTTATCGCCGGCCTTGATGCCGACCTTCTCCCGGACTTCCTTTGGCAGGACCATCTGGCCGCGCTCGTCGACGCTGATGACCGCCTCCACCCTGCTATCGCCGTCGTCCACGCTGGCCGTGCCGCTGCAACACAGGGCTTCCAGGTCTTTTTTAGATTTTCTTCCCATGGCTACCGCTATGGATTAATGTATTTCTGAATATTAATATTTTTCTGATTAATCAGAAAAAGCTGATAAAATGTATGGCTATTGCTTTTTCATGAACTCGGCGGGCGTATAGACCTCACCCACCCATTGAAAATGCTTTTTATTATTGGTCACAAGCGGTATCTCACGCTTATATGCATATGCTCCGATGCCATAATCGACCGCATTTTCTGAAAAATCATGTCGCTGCTGGGCATTTTTTGCGGCGATCAATGCCTGTCCTTTATCAAATGAAATGATCTCGATATCCAGGCCGTTCAAAATGCCCAGGAACCTGACCATTGATCCGCCCACCCTTTTCATCTCATAGTATGAAAGCTCCATAAAAGCAAGGGGGGATAGATAGCCTTTCACATCTCTTTTTCTCATCCATTCCAAAAAATTCGGATCGCTGCTAAAAACATTAGAATCCAGGCATATATCCATTAGTCAATACCTTCTCTCTTGAGTCTTTTAGCCCATGCTTCCCTGAACTCTTTTTCCGTTTTGTCAAAATCCTTGAAACCCTCTACAACCTCGTATATCAGATCTTTTAGGTTCCGGATGACGACTTTATCGTCCTCCTCCAGGAAAACGACTTTATCGCCGGGTACGATACCCAGCTTATTCCTGACCTCGGCAGGCAAAGTGATCTGGTTTTGGCTCGATACTTTACTCGAACTTGATTCCATTTATCATCACAAATTGTTAAATGGTAGTAATGATATTAAATGTATCTCAATTAACATTTAAATCGTACCAGGAAAGTATTAAAAGCTACGAATGCACTATGGAACCCGACGACAATGACCATCATCGAAACGGCAAAGTGCATTCTTAAGGAGGGCCCTGTTTGTGATTCGTGCCTGGGCCGCCAGTTCGGCAAGCTGTCGACCGGCCTCTCGAACGCCCAGCGCGGCTTCGCCATCAAGACGGAGATGTCCATGCAGGCCGCGGCGGACGGCGATAGGGAAACCCAGCAGCTTCTGGCTCCCGCCTTCCCGCAGGCCCGCAAGGTGCTCAGTATCGAGGGCCAGGACGAGGAATGCTGGCTTTGCCGCGGCCTGTTCCAGAACCAGGAGAACATACAAAAGTGGGCCGGCCGATGTATCGAGTCCGTCAGCGGCTACGAGTACGACACGCTCCTGGTCGGCACGAAAGTGCCGCCCATCTACTCCGAAAAGGAGGAAGTCATCTGGGCCGAGTGCGGCATCGCCAACGCCGAGCCCCTGAAGGCCGAATTAAATCGGGAGGTCGGCAAGGCCGTCTCGCTGAAGACCGGCAAAGAGGTCGACTTCAAGCGCCCTGACGTAGTCTTCACCATCGACCTGGCCGCCGACAAGGTTAAGCCCAAAGTCAATTCCCTGTTCTTTTACGGCCGCTATAAAAAATACGTCAGGGATATCCCCCAGACCCGGTGGCCGTGCCGGGAGTGCGGAGGAAGAGGCAGGAAAGGAGAGGCGGAGTGCGAGCACTGCAAGGGCACGGGCAAGATGTACCCCACCTCCGTGGAGGAGCAGATCAACCACGATGTAATCGACGCATTTAAGGCTGCCGACGCCATCCTGCATGGGGCGGGCCGGGAGGACATCGACGGCCGCATGCTGGGAGACGGCCGCCCGTTCGTCATGGAGGTCATCGGCCCGAGAATACGATGGGCCGACCTCGACGCCCTGAGGGAGCGCATCAACGCTTATGCCTCGGGGAAAGTCGCGGTCTCCGACCTCCACTACGTCGACAAGGACTCCGTAGAACAGGTAAAGAGCATAAAGCCGGACAAGTCGTACAGGCTTAAAGTTATATACAATGACGATATTTCAATAGAAACGCTTAAATCTTCGTTAGCTACTTTATCTAACTCGACTATCTTCCAGCGGACACCCGTAAGGGTCTCGCACCGCCGGGCGGACCTGGAGAGGAAGCGTAAGGTCCACGAGATAACGCTCGAGGAGCTCAACGAAGCCGACAAGTATTTCGTGATAACCGTCCGGTGCGAAGGCGGGCTCTACGTGAAGGAACTGGTATCCGGCGACAACGGCCGGACGAATCCGTCCCTGTCGGCCCTGCTGGGCAGGGAGTGCCGCGTTAAGGAGCTGGACGTCATTAACGTCGAAGGAGGAATATCATGGCAAGATCACATGGTGAAAGAAAAAAGACCAGGTACAAGTTCACAAAGGCGCTAAGGGAGAGGGGCTTCTCGCCCGTCAGCCGCGCCGTCCAGGAGTTCACGGTCGGGCAAAAGGTCCACATCGACATCGACCCGAGTGTCCACAAGGGCATGCCGTACCGCCGCTTCCAGGGCAGGACGTGCACCGTCATCGGGACCCGGGGCAGGGCTTACCTGCTGGAGATGTACGACGGCGGCCTTCGCAAGGAGATAATCGCCCGCCCGCAGCACCTCCGGCCCCAGAAGGACCAGCCCGCTGAGCAGTGACGGTGACGCGGAATGATCATCAAGAAGGTAATGAGCGAAGAATTAATAACCCTCCCTGAAGTCCGGGAGACCCTGAACGCGATCCGCGAAGACCGGGAAAAGGCGGGGCAGGAACTGCGCTACGAGCAGAAGCGCGCGGTCGAGCACGCCAACAAGTTCTCCAAGGTCGGCGCTAAAGAGTCCAGGGACATGGTGAACGAGCTTCTTACCCTCGAAAAGATGAAGCTGGACATCGCCATCAAGATCGCCAACCTCTGTCCCCGCTCAAAGGATGAGCTGCGGGCTATCTATGCGAAAGAGCGTTTCACTCTCAACGACGCGGAGCTTAAGAATATCTTAGACATCGTCGCTAAGTATCTCTAAGCAATCTTTTTTTATTAAAACGTGTTATATTGTATGAGGGCGACCCTTGATGCCGATGACCCATACTACTGATATTAAAGAGCAATACGCCTATATCATCGATTTTCTACCCACCGGGCATGCAGAGGATACCAGGCCAATACACCTGCGCAAGCCTCTGGCCCAATCGCTCGGGGCGGACTATTTCATCCTGCTCGAGCTGAGTGTCAAGGAAGACATCCGCATCGAGATCGAGAGTAAGGTATTCGTGGGCAAGGGCGAGAGGGACGTCGTTAAGCACGTCGAGAAGCGCCTGACGTACGAGGAGCTGACGCCGAGCGCCAGGGTCGAGCTTCCCTACATGATCGAGAAGATCGTGCGCGAGAACGAGGCCAAATACGTGGACTTCTTCAACAACGCGCAGCCCATCACGACGCGGCTCCACATGCTGGAGCTGCTGCCCGGCATCGGCAAGAAGATGATGTGGGCCATCATCGACGAGCGCAAGAAGGGCAAGTTCAAGAGCTTTGCGGACATCGAGGCGCGCATCAAGGGCCTGCACCACCCGGATAAGCTCATCGCCAAGCGCATCGAGCAGGAGATCCAGGACGAGCTGATGAAGTACCGGATGTTCGCCCGCTAAATGAAGCCCGATTTCGGCGTGGTCCCCGATAAGCGCAGGGACCAGCACTTTTTAATCGACCTTAATATTCTTAAAAAGATAGTTAGTTTTGCCGATATTCAGAAAG
This genomic stretch from Methanocella sp. harbors:
- the hgcC gene encoding HgcAB-associated protein HgcC — its product is MGRKSKKDLEALCCSGTASVDDGDSRVEAVISVDERGQMVLPKEVREKVGIKAGDKLVVISRKDGDTICCISLIKTDYFMRVLSDKLGPVMNELLFKK
- a CDS encoding AbrB/MazE/SpoVT family DNA-binding domain-containing protein; translation: MESSSSKVSSQNQITLPAEVRNKLGIVPGDKVVFLEEDDKVVIRNLKDLIYEVVEGFKDFDKTEKEFREAWAKRLKREGID
- a CDS encoding RNA polymerase Rpb4 family protein, which translates into the protein MIIKKVMSEELITLPEVRETLNAIREDREKAGQELRYEQKRAVEHANKFSKVGAKESRDMVNELLTLEKMKLDIAIKIANLCPRSKDELRAIYAKERFTLNDAELKNILDIVAKYL
- a CDS encoding 50S ribosomal protein L21e, with translation MARSHGERKKTRYKFTKALRERGFSPVSRAVQEFTVGQKVHIDIDPSVHKGMPYRRFQGRTCTVIGTRGRAYLLEMYDGGLRKEIIARPQHLRPQKDQPAEQ
- a CDS encoding DUF655 domain-containing protein is translated as MPMTHTTDIKEQYAYIIDFLPTGHAEDTRPIHLRKPLAQSLGADYFILLELSVKEDIRIEIESKVFVGKGERDVVKHVEKRLTYEELTPSARVELPYMIEKIVRENEAKYVDFFNNAQPITTRLHMLELLPGIGKKMMWAIIDERKKGKFKSFADIEARIKGLHHPDKLIAKRIEQEIQDELMKYRMFAR
- a CDS encoding type II toxin-antitoxin system VapC family toxin, producing MDICLDSNVFSSDPNFLEWMRKRDVKGYLSPLAFMELSYYEMKRVGGSMVRFLGILNGLDIEIISFDKGQALIAAKNAQQRHDFSENAVDYGIGAYAYKREIPLVTNNKKHFQWVGEVYTPAEFMKKQ
- the hgcA gene encoding mercury methylation corrinoid protein HgcA, which codes for MVDKQIIKPTTTMLTFKDRFDHFLARWGWHRGDHRVEPGLYSLGKPTPGSPVLVTANYTMSFDALRSNLKGVDCYILVLDTKGINVWCAAGKGTFGTEELMNRIKVTDLESVVSHRKLILPQLGAAGVSAFSLKEWCGWNVEYGPVRADDLPVYLKIHRATPDMRRVHFGLWDRIQLIPIELVSVFFVMAIAAIVLYFAMGPTASLAVLASVLAGTVLFPILLPLIPVRDFSVKGLILGLIVALPFAYYMLTKPGPEVFNAIAAAGYLLAMPPVTAFLALNFTGSSTFTSRTGVRKEIYTYLKPGAVMFGLGILAFVGLFVAHFLGMA
- a CDS encoding tRNA pseudouridine(54/55) synthase Pus10; amino-acid sequence: MTIIETAKCILKEGPVCDSCLGRQFGKLSTGLSNAQRGFAIKTEMSMQAAADGDRETQQLLAPAFPQARKVLSIEGQDEECWLCRGLFQNQENIQKWAGRCIESVSGYEYDTLLVGTKVPPIYSEKEEVIWAECGIANAEPLKAELNREVGKAVSLKTGKEVDFKRPDVVFTIDLAADKVKPKVNSLFFYGRYKKYVRDIPQTRWPCRECGGRGRKGEAECEHCKGTGKMYPTSVEEQINHDVIDAFKAADAILHGAGREDIDGRMLGDGRPFVMEVIGPRIRWADLDALRERINAYASGKVAVSDLHYVDKDSVEQVKSIKPDKSYRLKVIYNDDISIETLKSSLATLSNSTIFQRTPVRVSHRRADLERKRKVHEITLEELNEADKYFVITVRCEGGLYVKELVSGDNGRTNPSLSALLGRECRVKELDVINVEGGISWQDHMVKEKRPGTSSQRR